The Methylomonas montana DNA window ATTTCGCGACAACAGTATTGGTGCAGTGGTTAATTTTGCCGCGATTCATCATGTTCCGGATTGGCAGGTCGCTCTAAGCGAAATTCATCGCGTTTTAAAGCCTAATGGTCAGTTTATTTTTCAAGAAGTTACCGAACAATGGATATTACGATGGCCCTATAACGTATTATTTAAGCATCCGATGGAAAATCGGTTTTCAGGGAATGTATTTATTCAGGAACTGGAAAGGCTAGGTTTTGAAATTAGGCAAAGCTGGGTTCAGAAGGCCGGCGGAGATTTTATTTTTGGCGTAGCGAAAAAACTTGAAAGCAAATGAAGAAAAGCGGCTTTGACTGTAATAATCACCCCCTGACGTGTCCAGTTTGTAATTTTTCAACCACCGATCCTAGGCCGCAGGATTTAGGCACTGTCAAAGGAAATACCGAGCGCTACCTCCATACGGATTTTCCATTATGGAAATGCCCGAAATGTTTGAGCATCATAAGTATTCAGCCTGTAGATTTTGAAGATATTTACAAAGATTACCCGTTAAACAAACGCCAGTTGGATGTGTTTGCTAAAGGAACATTGAAAAATCTTACTGGACGCCTGTTGAGGTCAGGGGTAAAGAAAACGGACACAATTCTTGATGTTGGGTGCGGAAACGGCATCTATGTCGACTATCTTAAACAACAGGGTTTTCAGAGTGTTGTAGGCTATGATCCTTATGTCGAAGCGTTTGCAGAATTGCCGTCAGATAAAGCTCCGTTTGACGTCATTGTCAATAACGATACATTGGAGCACTGCGATGATATTTATAAACTGATCGAATTAAACCTTGAGCTTTTGAGGTCTGGAGGGCTTTTATATATAGGCACCGCTGATTCTGAGCCGGTCAATATGGAAAATTTAGAGCCACATGTTATGCGGCTTCATCAACCCTATCACCGTATTATCATTACCGAATCGACATTACATAACATTGTTAAGCGTTACGATGTTACATTGGTTGCTCATTACCGTCGTTCATATCACGATACACTAAGACCGTTTTCCAATTATCGCTTTCTCGACGAACTGAATAAAGCGCTTGGCCATAATCTCGATCATGCGATGAATGAGCAACATACTACGCGTGCGTTTTTGCGGAATCCGAAATTATGGTTTTTTGCGTTATTTGGTTATTGGTTTCCTTCCGCCGCCGAACCAGCGGTTATTGTCAGAAAAAATTAGCCTGGGGAGGCGGTAGCGGATGAAAATAGAAGGAAACACCGTATTGATAACCGGCGGAGACTCCGGCGTGGGTCTGGCTCTAGCCAAAGCCCTACTTCAACTGAATAATACGGTAATTATTGCCGGTCGTAATGACGAAAAATTGCTTCAAGTGAAAAATAAATTTCCTAGGCTTCATGCAGTAAAGTGCGATCTTTGCCAAGATAGTGAGCGGAAAAATCTTGTGAGTGAACTGAAGAATCAGTTTCCAGAGCTGAACATTGTTATAAACAACGCGGGAGTTGCTTTTTTTAGTGATTTAAGAGACGAGAATTTCTACGAAAACATAGTAAAGGAGATGGAAACGAATTTCTTGGCACCGCTCAGGCTGGCGCAGTTATTTTCAGAACATTTAAGAAATCAGCCTTATTCTGCTATAGTAAATATCGGCTCTGCGGCTGCTTTTCTGCCTTTGACTGTAATGCCGGGATATAGTGCCTCGAAAGCTGCGTTACATTCAGTTTCGCAATCGCTTCGCTATCAGTTAAGGAATACCAAAATGCAAGTGATCGAGGTTTTATTACCGCCAGTAGATACACAAATGGTGGTTGATTTTAAGATGAAAAAGTTATCGCCTGATAAGGTAGCCGCCGAAATTATCAAGGAATTAAAGGAAGGTCGGGTATTTATTCCGATAGGGCAGATAAAGATTTTGCTTTGGATATATCGCTTTTTTCCTGGGGTAATGGGAGTTCTCGCGAACCGAATGGTTTCAAACGCATTAAACAAATAGAAGTCGAGTAAGAATTATGGACGTAAAGTATGTTGACGCAAAAACGAAAAGCGCTCAAAGGAGCGCTTTTCTCAACTTACCAACCTTTTGATAAATTTAACTTCTTTTTCTGCGAGAAAAACCAGCACCAACTAAGCCTAAGCCTAAAAGAGCCATTGTGCTTGGTTCGGGGACTGTTTTAACCGGTCCAATGGATAAGTCAACATCTACGATACCACCGTTGGTGTTGAATATTACCTCAATGGCACCAAGCCTTGTAAGATCGACGTTTCCACTACACGTCACAGAATTAACATGCCCAGCAACTGTGTCAAAATCAGTCTGTCCGCACAATCCTAAGCCTTGTGCGTTGTCGAATAAGTCAAAGGCAATAGTTTGAAAATGATTTCCCGAATTTGATGCAAGATCGTAAATTGTGTAGTTGCCATCAATGTCATAAAGGCCAATACTAAAATCAAAACCAAGGTCTGCTGTCAAGACTTCGAAGAAAAATGCATCTCCAAGGCTGTATAGGTTTTCTCCGCCTAAACCATTCGTATCAAGGGCACTACTATTATCCTGGCCGTCCCACTGTACTATGCCTAATCCGTTAGTGCCTTGGTCGTTATTAAATGCTAAGTGGCCGTTATTTACGACTATAGAAGTTGCATCAAAACCCGGATCATTAGTAGTGATAAGGTCTGCTTTTATATCACGATACCCGCCTAAAATTGAAGCATATGCACCGCTCTCGGCAAAGTTAGTGGCGTTGTCGGCATTTGCGCCTTCGACCTTGTCTAAAACTTGAATGCCACCCGGTGGATCTGCAAATAAGTCAATATAACCATCCGCACTCGCGCTTGCGCTCGCAGAAAGTGCGAAAACCGCGCCCAATATTTGTGTATGTAATTTCATAATAAACTCCAGTAAAAACTCTCGAACTCAACAAACAATCTGTTGATTGCGATAAAGAATAAGCAGTATACGGGCCATAATATTTATGTTATTGAAATTTAAATAAAAACCCAAATGGCGCGGCAAGGTTTTACGTTATAGTGTAAAAAAATCTGACACCAAGGGACTCCTCGAAAAACCGGCACCCATAAGAAAATATCCAACTTCCAAAAGCGGCGCAATACGCGGATTGCCAAAACCCGTACCCGAGTTGAGCATGTGTTTGCCAGCTTGGAACTGATGGGCGACAAAGGCTTGCGAAGTATTGAGCTAGCTCGCGCCACGTTAGCTGAAATTTAAGGACGCCACGTATAATTTGCGCCGCCTCTGCAGTTTAAGGAGCGGCCGCATTAAGCCTGCTTGCCTTCTGACAAGCATAGTGTGTGCCTGTCATCGTTAAAAAAAGGCGATTTCAGGATAAAAGCAGCCCCAAACAGGGCGACAATAAGGCACCAAATCAGCTGGCTGGTTTGATGGGTCACTTAGATACAGATTTGTAGGCCATTTTGCCTGTATTTCGAGGTCCCCTAATGTGATTCAAGCTTATTCAGTAATTCTTCGGCTGACTGACGCTCTTCTAACGAATCGGTATGTTTGATTAATTCTTTCAAAAGTATCCTGGATTGATCGATTTTGTCTGTTTTGGCTAATGCCTCGGCTAAATGAATGCGTACAGTCGTGTTATCTGGTTGTTCTTTTAGCGCTTTTTGAAAAATTTCAACAGCCATCGAAAATTGATTGTTTTTCATTAACATTACACCATAAGTATCCAAAATCTTAGGATCATTTGGAGCGATATCTTTTGCCGCTTCAGCTTGCTGCATCGCCGCCTTGAGGTCTCCTTGTTCGAAATGTAGCCACGCTAGATTGTTTTTAATGTACGGATCGCCGGGAGTGAGGCTTAAGATTTCTTTGTATTGCTGAATGGCCTCTTGCTGACGATCATTTTTTCTAAGCAGCTCGGCGTAGCGGCCACGCAGCACTGCATCTTTAGGAAATTTTTTGACCTGGTTTTCCAGCGTAATGAAAGCTGATTGCTTATCGCCTGTGGCGATTTGTGCCAAGGTTAATTGGAGGGCAATATCTGTCGTATCTTGTAAGGCATAAGCCTCCTTAAAGAGTTTTACCGCTTCTTCCGGCTGCTTTTGTGCGAGAGCGAGTCTTCCAGCCAGTGCCTTTGGGGCTACCTTATCAGGGTATTGCTTCATTAACGTGTGCAAAATTTCACTCGATGCCTTCATTTGTCCGTCATACGCTAAATATTGAGCTAGTTGAAACTGGGTCGGTGCATTGGATTCAACCGCTAAAGCTTTGTTTATCTCCGCTACGGCATGCGAATATTGTTTAAGTAGAAAATATGCATAAGCAACCGTTTTATGGGTGAACGGTGTGTCGGGAGAAGCCTGGACCGCTTTTTCAACAAGCATTTCAGTTTCGCGAGTATCTTTCTTTAATGGATTATCGAGTCTTATCAGAAGTAATAAGGTACTAAGGCTATCGGGATGATGTTTAAGTGCTGCCAGATATAGGTCTCTGGCTTTGTCGGTATTCTTTTCACTTACGGCGTAATCAGCAAGTGCTGCGGATGCCACGGGTTCTCCCGGACTCATTTTGAGCGCTTGATTAAAGGCAGCTATAGATCGGTCTTTTTCCCCTAAACCTTGATACGCAAAACCTTCTAAAATAAAAGCATATGGTTTGTCAGGAAAAAATTCTTTTTGTTTTTTTGCTATTCCCAGTGCTTCGCTGTACTTTTTGGCTTTAACATAGTGCATGCCAAGCGTGACACTGGTTGAAGGCATATTTGGAGCCTTTTCCCAAGCCTGTTTGAGCTCGTTCAACCCCTTTGTTATGTCACCAGCACGAAAATGAAGAATGCCGTTTCTAAGTAAATTTCTGATCGAATCATCTTCGCTTTCAAGTAATTTAACATCGTCAGTTCCTTGATAAACTTCGCCTGATTCAAGTCCGGGAAGCGCTTTGTTGGAATCAAACGAAGGAAAAATCACCTCGCTTTGCGAGTCTAAGTCGAATTTAGCTGCATAGCCTTGCGGTGCAAACAAAGCTGACAGAAAAATCAATTGTGTTATCGCTTTTAGGGTTCTGTTTGAATGGCTTAAAAAATTGGCGTACATTGGTACTCCTTGCTCTTTGGTGGATTTGCTTCAATTTAAAGTTTAGAACTACTAAACCCCAATAAACTTAGAATAAATGAACACTAAACGTATCCTTTTTTTTGCGGAAACGGTTACTCTCGCGCATGTCGCGCGATGCATTAAAATTGCAAATGAACTAGCCCGCTGCAAAAATTATAGCATTATGCTGGCTGCTGACTCACGATTCGATCAAATGCTGGGGTTAATCAAATTTAAGCGGATAGACTTGTATTCCATAAGCTGCACGGAATTCAAGCAACGATTACAGAAAGGGATGCCAATTTATAACGTTAACGAGTTGACTCGATACGTTAATGAGGAATTGGAAATTATCGATGAAGTTAAGCCGGATTTTGTTATCGGTGATTTCAGGCTTACTTTGGCGATCAGTTGTCGCCTAAGAAAGGTTCCGTTCGCGACGATCACCAATGCGTATTGGAGTCCTTATGCAAATATCGAATATCCAGTTCCTGAAATGATTCTGACTAAAATCCTCGGCGTCCGTTTTGCTCAGAAAATATTCGATTTTGTCAGACCTTTTGTCTTTAAAATTCATACGAATGCGTTTAACAAAGTATGTAAAAAATTTGGGCACTCAGGGCTAGTAAAAGATTTACGAGAGATGTACACCGATGCTGATTTCACTTTTTATGCGGATTTGGATTCTTTTATTCCGATGAAACATTTCCCGTCAAGTCATTTGTTTATCGGCCCGGTACTATGGTCCGCACCGGTACCTTTACCTGACTGGTGGGATAGAGTACCAGCCGAAAATCCAATTATTTTCATTACACTTGGAAGTTCCGGAGACAGTAGCGTTTTGCCGTTATTATTGCAAACTCTGAGTGCAATGCAAGTCACGGTAATTTGCGCGACCGTTGATGATTTTCCGCAAGAAATGGGGGCTCGTAGCATATTTTTAAGTAAATATTTGCCAGCGGATGTGTGTGTAAAAAAAGCTGACGTTGTGATCTGCAACGGAGGAAGCCCAATGGTTTATCAAAGCCTAATCGAAAATAAACCTCTTATAGGGATTCCAAGCAATCTGGATCAATTTTTGATGATGAGTCTGGTAGAAAAATTGGGCCATGGTGTGCTTATTCGGCCTAGTCAGGTTAGTTCGGAGAAGATAATGTCTGCTGTTAATCGAACGTTGTCGAATAAGAACAGGCCGGAAGTCAGTGAGGATCGTTTATTTGATGCAAGAAGAATTTCGGAATTGATAGATTCCGTTACGTAACATTAGATAGTCATTTTGAGATTTGCTCGGTCAAGGGAGGAAGCGCCGAAATCACCCCCCCCCGTAATGGCAAAATAGCATCTGCACAGCTCGAATTTCTTAGCGTTTTGTCAGGCGCGCCAAATCAGCTCAAATCCTGCTTCACAAAGAACCGAAATATCCGCCACGCCAAAACCCAAAACACCAAGCAAAACGTATAAAATGTTTTTATAGAGAAATAGCAAAAGGTGTCAGAGTTCTTTGTTCGAGCCACCCAAGACCCGTAAAGGATCCAGAACCCTTTGCTCGAGCCAACCCAATGCAAAATTTCCTGACCCACTGCCTGAGGCTTAGGGTATAGCTTGTTATACTCTGCGAATGTCGGCGCCACGCATGAAGTCAATGCAATATGCAATGAATGATATTTTTACAATAAAAACAGCGCCTTATTGATTGGTATCGTTTCTGACTCAACGAATCAATGCGGCTTGAGGGGGAGATAAAATCAACAGCCTGTTAGTGGCTAAACTCAAGGTAAAAAAGGGCAGCCTGATTTTTAGTTAGGTGTAGTCGGCACCAATACCTCCCCTCGGCCTCCGTTTAACCACCATTCAAAACGGAATAAACACCATGGCAATCACATCGTTGCTATAGGCGTCCTCAACCTTATATTCCCGATATCCTTTGGATACCGCCCCACCCAATACGTAATTCTTGCCTTGGTATTGCACAACTTCGGAACTGCGTTGGCCGGTTTTCAGCTTAAAGAACGACTCGTCCAAACCCAGCGTATCACCTATCTTAAGCTTCGAATGATTGGCAACGCCGATAATGGTTTTATTTCGTTCGACAAACACCGCGAAGCAGCCTGCCAAGATATTGCCTTGCTTATCGCGCGGTAACACATCGTTCAACATCGATTGAAATTGCGGCTCGCTGTCGAACACGATGCCTATACCACCCAATATTTGTCTCGGGTCATGCAAATCGGTGATCGCGGCATTGTAAATATAGGTATGCCGACCCTGGTACAGCGGCGTTTTCGCAAACGCCGAGACGCTATAACGCTGCGAGCTGCCATTTTTTAAGGCCTCGGACGCGCCACCCAGTGCATCGACCTGCATGCCGACCAACATTGACTGCTTGGGATCGGATACCGCCAGAATCCGGCCGCTGCGGTCGTAGACATAGAGGTTGGTGTAAACCGTGTATAGCGCATTGATATACTGCAAAATCTCGGTGATTTGCCGGCTGGCGGAAAAAGACAGATCGGCACTCGCTAAACAGCGTCTGAAGGCTGAGGTCAGCGCCCACCAACGGCAATCGTTAGCACGCTCGTATAAATTACGGTCCATGATATCGACCGCCAACGAGGCTAAAAATCCGGCATTGTTCAAATGCGAGGACATTACGGTCACTTCCTGCAAGCAGTTAACCGAGGCAGCAAAAATACCGGCAATATCACTGCCGATTTGTTTGATCGCCTCCAGCACCGGCATGAACTCGGCAGCTTTTTTCCGGGCCGAGGCGATTTGGCCGTTCAGCACCAGCAAACCCAAATCGGTATTAATATCCGCCGAAGCCTTGCGGATGTCGCGCAACTCCTTAGGAAAAGTACTGGCCTGATCGATAATGTCAGCGTAATTATTTTTCTGCCCCGCCGAATCATCCTGGCTAAATGCCTTATCCAGCGCGGTCATCATCACCCCACGCCAACCCAGACCATAAAAGCCCTGATAACCGGCGGTAGCGCGGGTATTGATGATGTAATCTTGGCGCCGATAGGAAGCGATCCGCACTCGCTCCTCGCCTTTAAAACTGGTATTCAGCGGCAGCAGTCGTTCGTCACTGCTGGCGATCACGCGCCCGTCCGCGTCAGTCACGGCTATGGTTCCAGTATCACCCGGCATCAACAGCCCAGCGAAAATGCCCTTCATCTCGTCATCGAATCGAAAGCACAGGCATAAAACCCCCAACAACTGCGAACTCTTGTCATCGGTACTGGTGATCTTGCAGGAATAAATCAACGAACGCAGCCGATTATCTTGTAAGTCCGAATGCCTAAACGTTTCCAGATAATCTTGACTGGTCGCCAGGGTTTCCGCCAACAGCGGATCGCTGGAAAAACGTATCGGATTGGTCTGGTCCAAATGAGCCTTTACCTGGCCTTGAGTATCGAAAACGATGATCTCATCATACACACTGTATTTTCTGACATATTCTCGCAGCCGATTTTCGATGAACTGCTCCTGGTCGGCACTGGGCATGTCTAACGCCAGAAATGCTCTTATATCCTCGTCAGTCGCCAGAAAACCGACATCCGCGGTACGCTCGAACAAATTACGAATCAGCAGATCGATGGCGACTTGGGCTTTCGACGAATTATCCAGCACCAACTTCTGCACATTTTCAATCAGCAGATTACGGGTCAGTTGTTTCTGAAGCTCACCGAACTTATTCTGGGTGCGATGCATATCATCCAGAATGGTCGTCGCCACGTTATGGCTGTTGATTTTACCGATCAGGGCGATCTTGCCCCACCAATCGTTCAACGAGGCCAGTTTGCTTTCAAAGCTTTTTACCACGGGCATCGCCGACAACAGCTTAGCCGAATGAGTTTCCAAGAGTGTATTCATAATATCCTTTGCTGACCGGTTGCAAATAACGATGTGTCGGGATAGCGACAAGACTGCTTGAGCCGAAGCCTGCGCAGCGCATTGCTTAAACTCGCGCATCTGAAAGCAGTATCCGTACCAAACCGTTAAATCCGAGACCTTTCGATCTAGGCGGGACGTATTTGCGAGCGAACGAGATACCGATCGCACCAAATCTTGACGTGCTCGCACCGGCATGGAGCAGATAAAACCGAGTTCCAAGTCAGCTGAAATTGACCCGGCTCCCGTCGCGATAATACCGACCAATACGCCGCCTGCTGACACCGGCAGTTAATCAAGACCGCCCCTTGGCCTTTATCCCGCATCTTTAGTACACTGCCAACAACCCATTTCCAGGCGCAGAGCGTATGACTTACTGTATCGCTGTCTCTCTAAAGGACGGACTGGTATTAACCTCGGATTCCAGAACCAATGCCGGCATCGACAATGTCAGCATCTACGGCAAAATGCATGCTTTTACCACGGCGGCCGACCGTAAGATCGTCCTACTCAGCGCCGGCAACTTGGCCACCACCCAGGCCGTGATCGACCAGTTGAAACGCGACATCAAGGAAGAAACCGAAGTCAATCTGGATAGCGTACGTTACTTGTCGGAAGCGGCGGACTATATCGGCAAAATCAGCGTCGAAAAACAACGCCGCCATGTCGACGCCGGTCAAAGCAGTTTCAACCCTTCCGCCACTTTTATCCTGGCCGGCCAAATCGGCCAAGAGCCTCATGGCGCCTATTTGGTTTATCCGGAAGGCAACTGCATCACCACCTCCCGGCAAACCCCCTACCTGCAAATCGGCGAAAACAAATACGGCAAACCGGTATTGGATCGCTTCATCAAAATCGACACCTCGCTACAGGAAGCCGGCCGCTGCTGTTTGATCTCGATGGACTCGACCATGCGCAGCAACGCCAGCGTCGGTGCGCCGGTGGAACTGTTGATTTACCACAGGGACACCCTGGCGCTGGATGAGTATTATTGTTTTCAGGAAGACAACGAGTATTTGATTCAACTGCGGCGGATGTGGCACGAGAAACTAAAAGAAGCGTTTGCAACCTTACCGCAGTTCAGTAAGAATGATTCAAGGCCGTTACCGGGCAGTATATAAATCAGTGTAAAAGGCGTTGGCCATCCCGATTCAAGCGGCAGCCACCCATACAAAACACGATCTGCCAGTCCTTGCACCCCATCTTTAGAGGCGCAAGGACTGGCGCACCGCATCGGGAAAACCCATGATACTTACCCGTGCCGACTCTCGGCAGCCACGTCAAGCTTCATGGTTATTAAAAAACCACGTCGCGGCTATCTGTCGATGCAAATCGTCGAACTGGCTCTGCAAGCCATCCAACACCTGATGCAATTGTTGCGGAGAGGCCTGCTGAATATCGATAGCCAACAAATGTTGTTCCAGCTGTTCCAGATGTGGATACAACTCGACAGCATGCGGCAAGCGCTTGATGCAGTGCGTAATTTCTTCCAGACAATGCAGCACCGCCCTGGGAAAATCCGGATTTTTTAACAGATAATTCAATACATCCTCGCCCTTAATCCGGTTGCGTACATGTTT harbors:
- a CDS encoding glycosyltransferase; translation: MNTKRILFFAETVTLAHVARCIKIANELARCKNYSIMLAADSRFDQMLGLIKFKRIDLYSISCTEFKQRLQKGMPIYNVNELTRYVNEELEIIDEVKPDFVIGDFRLTLAISCRLRKVPFATITNAYWSPYANIEYPVPEMILTKILGVRFAQKIFDFVRPFVFKIHTNAFNKVCKKFGHSGLVKDLREMYTDADFTFYADLDSFIPMKHFPSSHLFIGPVLWSAPVPLPDWWDRVPAENPIIFITLGSSGDSSVLPLLLQTLSAMQVTVICATVDDFPQEMGARSIFLSKYLPADVCVKKADVVICNGGSPMVYQSLIENKPLIGIPSNLDQFLMMSLVEKLGHGVLIRPSQVSSEKIMSAVNRTLSNKNRPEVSEDRLFDARRISELIDSVT
- a CDS encoding tetratricopeptide repeat protein, translating into MYANFLSHSNRTLKAITQLIFLSALFAPQGYAAKFDLDSQSEVIFPSFDSNKALPGLESGEVYQGTDDVKLLESEDDSIRNLLRNGILHFRAGDITKGLNELKQAWEKAPNMPSTSVTLGMHYVKAKKYSEALGIAKKQKEFFPDKPYAFILEGFAYQGLGEKDRSIAAFNQALKMSPGEPVASAALADYAVSEKNTDKARDLYLAALKHHPDSLSTLLLLIRLDNPLKKDTRETEMLVEKAVQASPDTPFTHKTVAYAYFLLKQYSHAVAEINKALAVESNAPTQFQLAQYLAYDGQMKASSEILHTLMKQYPDKVAPKALAGRLALAQKQPEEAVKLFKEAYALQDTTDIALQLTLAQIATGDKQSAFITLENQVKKFPKDAVLRGRYAELLRKNDRQQEAIQQYKEILSLTPGDPYIKNNLAWLHFEQGDLKAAMQQAEAAKDIAPNDPKILDTYGVMLMKNNQFSMAVEIFQKALKEQPDNTTVRIHLAEALAKTDKIDQSRILLKELIKHTDSLEERQSAEELLNKLESH
- a CDS encoding peptidase, with amino-acid sequence MTYCIAVSLKDGLVLTSDSRTNAGIDNVSIYGKMHAFTTAADRKIVLLSAGNLATTQAVIDQLKRDIKEETEVNLDSVRYLSEAADYIGKISVEKQRRHVDAGQSSFNPSATFILAGQIGQEPHGAYLVYPEGNCITTSRQTPYLQIGENKYGKPVLDRFIKIDTSLQEAGRCCLISMDSTMRSNASVGAPVELLIYHRDTLALDEYYCFQEDNEYLIQLRRMWHEKLKEAFATLPQFSKNDSRPLPGSI
- a CDS encoding class I SAM-dependent methyltransferase, whose translation is MNFLEKMAMNNPIRFYIQRQIEAPLLKKLGANVDGLDVLEVGCAHGVGTEIILNQWNAKKVFAFDLDEDMLSKAKNRLNEFSSNRLELFVGDVTNLKFRDNSIGAVVNFAAIHHVPDWQVALSEIHRVLKPNGQFIFQEVTEQWILRWPYNVLFKHPMENRFSGNVFIQELERLGFEIRQSWVQKAGGDFIFGVAKKLESK
- a CDS encoding class I SAM-dependent methyltransferase — its product is MKKSGFDCNNHPLTCPVCNFSTTDPRPQDLGTVKGNTERYLHTDFPLWKCPKCLSIISIQPVDFEDIYKDYPLNKRQLDVFAKGTLKNLTGRLLRSGVKKTDTILDVGCGNGIYVDYLKQQGFQSVVGYDPYVEAFAELPSDKAPFDVIVNNDTLEHCDDIYKLIELNLELLRSGGLLYIGTADSEPVNMENLEPHVMRLHQPYHRIIITESTLHNIVKRYDVTLVAHYRRSYHDTLRPFSNYRFLDELNKALGHNLDHAMNEQHTTRAFLRNPKLWFFALFGYWFPSAAEPAVIVRKN
- a CDS encoding cache domain-containing protein, giving the protein MNTLLETHSAKLLSAMPVVKSFESKLASLNDWWGKIALIGKINSHNVATTILDDMHRTQNKFGELQKQLTRNLLIENVQKLVLDNSSKAQVAIDLLIRNLFERTADVGFLATDEDIRAFLALDMPSADQEQFIENRLREYVRKYSVYDEIIVFDTQGQVKAHLDQTNPIRFSSDPLLAETLATSQDYLETFRHSDLQDNRLRSLIYSCKITSTDDKSSQLLGVLCLCFRFDDEMKGIFAGLLMPGDTGTIAVTDADGRVIASSDERLLPLNTSFKGEERVRIASYRRQDYIINTRATAGYQGFYGLGWRGVMMTALDKAFSQDDSAGQKNNYADIIDQASTFPKELRDIRKASADINTDLGLLVLNGQIASARKKAAEFMPVLEAIKQIGSDIAGIFAASVNCLQEVTVMSSHLNNAGFLASLAVDIMDRNLYERANDCRWWALTSAFRRCLASADLSFSASRQITEILQYINALYTVYTNLYVYDRSGRILAVSDPKQSMLVGMQVDALGGASEALKNGSSQRYSVSAFAKTPLYQGRHTYIYNAAITDLHDPRQILGGIGIVFDSEPQFQSMLNDVLPRDKQGNILAGCFAVFVERNKTIIGVANHSKLKIGDTLGLDESFFKLKTGQRSSEVVQYQGKNYVLGGAVSKGYREYKVEDAYSNDVIAMVFIPF
- a CDS encoding SDR family oxidoreductase, which produces MKIEGNTVLITGGDSGVGLALAKALLQLNNTVIIAGRNDEKLLQVKNKFPRLHAVKCDLCQDSERKNLVSELKNQFPELNIVINNAGVAFFSDLRDENFYENIVKEMETNFLAPLRLAQLFSEHLRNQPYSAIVNIGSAAAFLPLTVMPGYSASKAALHSVSQSLRYQLRNTKMQVIEVLLPPVDTQMVVDFKMKKLSPDKVAAEIIKELKEGRVFIPIGQIKILLWIYRFFPGVMGVLANRMVSNALNK
- a CDS encoding PEP-CTERM sorting domain-containing protein, coding for MKLHTQILGAVFALSASASASADGYIDLFADPPGGIQVLDKVEGANADNATNFAESGAYASILGGYRDIKADLITTNDPGFDATSIVVNNGHLAFNNDQGTNGLGIVQWDGQDNSSALDTNGLGGENLYSLGDAFFFEVLTADLGFDFSIGLYDIDGNYTIYDLASNSGNHFQTIAFDLFDNAQGLGLCGQTDFDTVAGHVNSVTCSGNVDLTRLGAIEVIFNTNGGIVDVDLSIGPVKTVPEPSTMALLGLGLVGAGFSRRKRS